The DNA window AAATACGTAAAGAATTAGCATCGCTTCGCATCGCGGTGAACTCAGGATCTATGACCCAATTCTAAACGGCTTGAAGGGCCGCATATTCCCGGGGTGAAGGTAATGATAGAAATGTTAGATATGACCATAGGTCTTGCCCTTATAGGTCTTCTTTATATGGTGGCGTTTTTTTGAGATCTTCTCTGATTTTGCGGTACATAACGATCGGGCCGTCTCCGGGGAGGAGCTTTTCATCGGATCTTAATGCGGAAGCTTTGGGCTTTTGTGTGATAACGATCCTCTTATCCTGCCTTTCGATTTTTATGTTCGCAAATTTGCCTATATAGGCAATAAAGCTGTTCAGTGGCCTGAAGCTTGTAGCTTTGCAGTAAAACCTGATGTAAAGGACGGTATTTTCATCATCAACGGGAGCAAAATAGATAATGACTTTAATCTTCTCGCTGATGTGGTTCACCCAGACATTGGGGAACATAAAGGAGACATGGGTATCCTTTATGACGCACTCTTCCGGCGACCGGGGCTTTTGCCCGTGATCCTGCTCGTTATTGGCGCTGGTGGTCAGGATCCCGTCTTCCCAGATCACCTTAGGGCCATTGACCAGGGTCTTGTTTCCTCTTCCGATGGTGCTTTTATGTACGAAAGGAAGATGCACTACATCCAACTGGTTTTCAATGCATCTTGAATAGTGCGAGTTCCAGTGGTCTTCGACCTCGCTGAAGACGTAAGAATCATCGATCTCATTATCAAAGAACGGAAGATCCTGTTTGATTTTTTCCTCGTCGCCATACCACATATAGATGATGCCGTTTCCTTCCCTGACGGGGTAGTGCCTGACGTTATACCGACTGATGTCAGCGGCAGAGGATGTCCCATTTGCGGGAATAAAAGTACATTGGCCGATCTTATTAAATTCAAGTCCATGGAAAGGGCATTGGATGCAGTCATCCTTGACCTTGCCTAAGCTAAGCGCAGCGCCGCGATGGGTGCACTGGTCGACCACACAGCCAAGTTCGCCTTTGCTGTTTCTGAATAACGCCAGATCCAGACCCATACGTTTTACGCCCGTGATCCGGTCAGCCTTGACTGCTTTTGATGGCAGTATTGCATACCACTGATTTGCGATCATTCCATAGGCTCCCTGCATAAAAATAGTCAACGATCAGTGAATCAACTCTTTATTCTGTTTGTTGTAAGCTAAAAGTCCCGGTTTTGCAACGGAAAATCCCTCAAATTGAATAAAGGCTGTCGGATCAACGCCGGGAGGAGCATCCGCCGGGGAATTTGCAGCGTCTGCGCTGCGGAGAATTCGCGACATTTGTCGCCGGTGAATTTGCATTGTTTCGCATCGCGGTGAATTCAAGATTTATGACTGCCAATTAACCGATGAATGGTTCTTTCAGCAAATTCTCCGTGGCTTGAAAAGCCACAATTTCCGGTGGGAATTGCATTTGAGGGGGATAGATTGGGAGCATTGTGATGACAAGGTCAAAAATATGTCTGTCAGGGTTTGTGTTGTCCGATGCTTACGGCTAGAGTATAATAACGACAACGAGGTGGTTCTGGTGAACACAATTTATACAATTGGATATCAAGGTGTAAATATTGAGGAGTTTATAAAATACTTAAAAAATAACAAAATCGAAGTTCTTGCCGATGTTCGGCAGCGGCCATATTCACGTAAGGCCGGATTTTCTAAACAAGCGCTTAACATCAAACTGTCGGAAGTTGGTATTGCCTATAAACATTTTGAAGCTTTGGGATGTCCTGTTCAGATCAGAGATCAATACAAAGTTGATGCAAATTGGTCTGCTTACTGCGAAAGTTACAATAAATTTTTAGTCAATGAATCCATTATATTAGAATCACTTGCTTCATTTATCAAAAGCTTTCCCTGTGCGATCTTTTGTTTTGAAGCTAACGCGAATTTCTGTCACCGCTCGTTGATAGCAAAATCAATTGCACTGATGCACCCTGAACTTACGATCAACAACTTGTCTTTTGAAAAACAACCTAAAAAAGAGACCCCTGTTCAGCTTCGCCTGTGCTGGTCTTAGGAGGATATAGGAGACTGACAGCGAGCCACTGGTTTGGGTGTTGGTGTATGTTACCTAAAAGTAACTTCAAGTCTCTTGTTTTCATATATGATTCCATTCGTGCCCTAAAAGGTTCTTGCCAGCCTTCTCCATTAGATTTTAAACAATTAAAGTACAAAGCCCCGCTTTCCCAATCAGTAATTTTAAGTTTGACTTCTCGGTCTTCAGTATCCGAAGTTTTTGCATTAAAAACATAATAGAAATCATAAGGGATCTTTCGAAGTGTGAATCTGGGCAGCCCGGCCTCTTGAGGAGTGAAAAGGGAATTTTCATTCTCAAATATTTTGAATGAAGCAATGGGGGCAGACCTACACAATTGACAGATCCAGAAAACTATTTGATCGCCGTCTTGTCCATTTGTTGATCAATACTAGCGCGTGTTTCCCTTTGTGGTTTACTCACACATGTAATTTCAGCGATCAGGGAAAAGACAGGATGATATAAAACCCCCAACTGCTGAGGTTTACTCGGCAGTTGGGGGTTAATCGCGGCAAGATTGTTACTATAAGATAGATCTGACTTATGTTTAAGTATCAAAATTGGGTCTTCAAAGATTTTTTTGTTTTGATCTTGGATAATTAAACAAGCTTTTTGCCAGCTTAATTTTTGGGTTATCCTGGACAGCAAGATCACCTGTCCATTGACTCATATCTGAGGTCCTTTTCCAATTACCATCTTGCCTCTGTAGTATTTATTTTTGAATTCAGCAGCATTATCGGCAAATTTTTCTAATCCCTGGCTTTGAATATATGAAAGATTGTAAACCTTCAAATTATGGGGCAGCTTATCTGCACGGTCAGCAGCAGGATTTAACTTAGGACAGGGATAATCTGCACATTCAAAACAAAAATTGACTTTTCGCTCCTGCGCACATTGATAGGTTTCACATTCTCCATCGATCGCCGGACAGTCCCCTTCTCCCATTCTGCATCCAGGACAAGACAGGCGTTCGGCACTTATACCCACACTTACAAGATACTTCAACAATTGAGGATTTTCCTTAGCTTTGTGGCATTCGCATTCAGCACAATAAATACCACAGACTGCGGTCATTTCAAACACTTTAGATGATTTATCCAATTCGTTCATTTTAGAATCGACCTCCCCATCTAGTTATTACTATAATAATATTAACATCAAAGCTTATCTACACCCATGTATTTTCATGGCACCAAAGGGAGACATGTAGATCACCATTGTCGTTGCGATAGTCGTTCTTGAAGGTGTGATCCTTCATTGCTGATATTCTAAATACGGGCATGATCGGCAAGAGGCCAGGAAAGGTGCATTTACCTGTGGTTTTTAATTGCCGGGGATAGTTTTTGAAACTTGCCGGCCGTTTAGGGGGCAATTGCATTAAAAGGCTGTTAGCTCTTCGACCTGCATCAATTCATAGATCGTGTTTAATGTCCTATAGGCGTAAATATTGCAGGCGGTAGAGATTATAATGACTATCATTGAAATAATTACGACTGCCCTGTAGATCTTCTCTTTCCTCTCCAACGGCATATCTTCAAACTTTTTCATTAAGCACTACCTCTTCAATAGGATCACGACATAAATTGATTATCCGCGAACTACGTGTTTTACCATTGCCGGAGCATTAGTGTGTGTTTGCCGATGCATAAATTCAGCAGAGGAGTACAATAAAATTTGATAGATTTGAAGGAGGAATATTACATGGATATGAAAAAACTTATAGTTACCATGTTGGTTTTTGCGATGCTGTTTGTTGCTCCCATTGCATCTTTTGCGGAAACAACAGAAACTGTAGCTGTAACTACCGCTCAGGATGAAAATGTCGCAAACTCCATTTCAGAAACTTACAATATGACCGTTACCTCACAGGAGATAGCTGATCTGCATGCTGCATCTCTCGGTTACGGCGAGATATCAACAGCATATGGTATCTCTTCGCTGTCGGGTGTGACAGTTAGTGAGTTGCTTGGTATGAGGGCAGCTATGGGCTGGGGCGAGATAGCCGCAACTTACGGAGTGAAAGTCTCTGATGTTAACAGAAATACTCATGCCGTTGAAAATTCGCTTAAGAATATGGAGAAAGAAAACAACAGGGCCTCAAATCAGAAGGGGCTAAATGCTGGTAACTCCAATAATTCCAATGCGGGCGGCAACTGCGGCGGTAATGGCAACGGCAACGGTGGCGGCAACGGCGGCGGTAACGGCGACGGTAACGGCGGCGGTAACGGCGGCGGGAAAAAGTAACCTTTTCTGCTATAACAAGTAACTGTACAAAGGTTATACTTTTGGACGGTTTATAGGTTTGACATCAGGGGTTTTTGGCTTTTGCCAAAGACCCCTTTTTTGCAGCACCATAGTGGAAAGGCCTTCAGACAGATCGCTTGACCACTCCCCAACTGTTTCACGCGACCGCATTTGTCACAGTTTCACGATTCTATAGGCAATGAAGGGATCTGCCGCGTCTACGCGACGGGGAATTTGCAGCCTCAAGGCTGCGGTGAATTCGCGACTTT is part of the Synergistetes bacterium HGW-Synergistetes-1 genome and encodes:
- a CDS encoding aromatic ring-hydroxylating dioxygenase subunit alpha — its product is MIANQWYAILPSKAVKADRITGVKRMGLDLALFRNSKGELGCVVDQCTHRGAALSLGKVKDDCIQCPFHGLEFNKIGQCTFIPANGTSSAADISRYNVRHYPVREGNGIIYMWYGDEEKIKQDLPFFDNEIDDSYVFSEVEDHWNSHYSRCIENQLDVVHLPFVHKSTIGRGNKTLVNGPKVIWEDGILTTSANNEQDHGQKPRSPEECVIKDTHVSFMFPNVWVNHISEKIKVIIYFAPVDDENTVLYIRFYCKATSFRPLNSFIAYIGKFANIKIERQDKRIVITQKPKASALRSDEKLLPGDGPIVMYRKIREDLKKTPPYKEDL